In Gossypium hirsutum isolate 1008001.06 chromosome D01, Gossypium_hirsutum_v2.1, whole genome shotgun sequence, the genomic window CCTATAGAATAGCAAAAATAGAAGGTCTTATTCTATCGCGAACATGGAATGCACGCCacttaaagaagtattatgaatgaatgatttatttttctttcaataaagaagtattatttataaatgatatttattttattttatgaataattttatttgagTTAGCTGATCTTAGATCGTAACTCTGAACAGCTTGTTGATTTAATATTGCAGCTGATATTGTTAAGGCTCGCTGATTTAAGATCGCAACCTAAGTTCATTCGATTTAGAATCATgaacaaattttatttaagttagctGATCTCATATTGCAACTCTGAACAACTCGTTGATTTAAGATCACAGTTGATATTGTTAAAGTTCACTGATTTAAATCGTAATCTAAGTTCATTTGATTTAAGATTGTGAACAAATTTTATTTGAGTTAGTTGATTTCATATCACAACTCCAAACAGTTCACTGATTTAAGATCGCAAATGATATTGTTAATGTTTGCTGATTTAATATAGCAACCTaagttcattcaatttaaaatcgtgaacaaattttaattaagttagctGATCTCGAATAGCAACTTCGAACAACTCATTGATTTAATATCGCAATTGATATTATTAAGGCTCGTTGATTTAAGATCACAAAACTAATTTCATTCGATTTAAGATTATGAACAAATTTTATTTGAGTTAGTTGATCTCATATCGCAACTATGAACAACTCTTTGGTTTAAAATTGCAGCTAATATTGTTAATATTAGCTAATTTAAGGTCGTAACCTAACTccaattaattgaaaattaaggACAATTTTCTTGGAGTTAATGGATTTCACAAACTTTGCTTCTTAGTTCATTTAGGTTAATAACTCAAATGCACTGTTCACCATTTAAAACAACTATGaattttttcatttcaatttcaaaatatcaagTACAAAAAAGTAGATAAACTATGAATTAACATTGCTTTCTTGAGGATTGGTGGGTGCTTCATCTTTTTCTTTAGCTTCTCATTTGTTCTTATTACCATCACACTCAGCTGTGGGAGCTACGCTAGTTTCAACAAGAGCTTCAACGAAGTACAGATTACTTTTTCACTTCTCCATAAATACTTTTTCTGCTACTTCAGAAGGAAATTTGACGTCAAAATCCAACTGAGCACCAATGAGCTCGTTCATAACATCAAAGTTGACTCTACGAGCATCAAAAGGTCCACCAGCCACTTGAGTATGTAACAGGAAGTTAGATTTCAAATCGGGCAAGTAATCTTAGAAGCTTTGTGTACTATCCCTTTTATACTTCTCCAAAGCTTCCTCGTGACTTTTAACTAAGTTAGCTATAGCAGATTTGTGTTGTTCATCCATGCTTTTTAAGGCAACCTCCAACACACTCTTATCAGCTCGTTCACCTGTGATCTCcccatataattttttaatgtctTTTTTGGCAGGGAAAGATGTTCTTATAACCTCTTGTTCTGCTCTAGTAATTTCTAAGTATCTTCAACCATGTTCACATGAAGCTCGCGAGCTCTTTCTAAAGCTTCTAGGGTAGATTGGTGAACATTTtcaatttctctctttttaatctCTAATCTATTAATGCCCTCAGCGAGCGCCACGTTGACCATACCAGTCTCGGCTAAGATCACTCGCAGAGAAAATGCTAACTCTTACAGCGAAGGTTTACTTGTACCATTGAATGACTCAGTGGGCAGATGTGTTTCTTGACTTCTTAAGATAtacaggtgttttattattttatcacctCATTGGGACTAAAGGGAAACTTTTGCATATTGAGATGCTCTCGCCATAGAAATAAAGTCCCCTTTTCACTACCAGAAATAATGAACTTCATAGAACCATTAGGGGGCCATGATCATCAACAACTCCAAAGACGCCAGTTGTCTGCTTTGGTGCTAGTGAAGAGTTAACAGGAGTGATTGGAGGAGATGGACTTGTAGTAGGAACTGTTGTGATAAAATTTACGTTATCAGATATTTCAATGCGATCATTTTTTCTTTCGACAAAGCTCCTTTACTGGGCTACCTTCATTTTTGCTGCTTAGTACAATGTCAGCTTCTCCTACAGTAGTCTTTTGCTTCTTTTTACCTCTTTACACACTCTACATATAAGATAGCACATCCATATATTCGTTGATTTCTTTGGATAAACTGGTGGATTCCTTAAGATTTTCTTCAACACCACGAGTTGTGTCTGCACCATCAACAAGTGTAATATTAGCACTAACAATTAACATAAGAGGGTTCGCACCACTCTCTATATTCATTGAAGATTTCGAAGACCATTAATGAGGCTTTAATTtacaaaaactataaaaaattctAGGCTCATCTCTATTTCCCAACAGTATGAGCCCTAATTCATCAGTGGCTCTATGTGGCCATGCGAACTGTGCTGGTAGTTCCATCATCAACATCAAGTTGCCTCCATCCATTAGTGCTTAGATTTAATAGGCAATACTAAAAAACATTTTTCACAGTTAGAATTTCCTCCAAGTCTAGCACACGACCCTGGTGTAAGTCTATAATATTGTCCTCAGCCTATTTTTGtcataatatattattttcttgaaCACATATCTTTGCTAGGTATTGACCACTTGGTTGGAAAGTCAAAACCACTATTGAGATTGTATTTAACTCGTATGTACTTGCAACGGTTTAAATAAAGGTTAGAATATCAATTCGTAATAATAGATTCCACGTTTTCGCGGGGAGTGAAGTAAAATAAACCTACCGAACCCCTTCGGTTGTAGGCCTTTAGTTgatacaaattttgaaaaatggcaATCAACGACATTTCATCACGCCGACTAGATTCAATAAAGTACGCCATCGCGATCCACCAAGAAAAATCAGACAACTATCCTGAAGCTATTTCGTATTCATCAAGAAGATGACAGAAAATAAGGGTGAATGGTAAATGAAACTTTACTTCTATCACGTGAAAATGGAGTAAAAAGTTACCGTCGTTGGTGTTGCTCAAACGATGTGGTCCATCAGGGATTAAAAAATCTTTAGCGAAGTTTAGTACTTGAATTTTTCATATAGCCAAGGCTCGATTCATTTCTTCCACCTTCGTAGAACAAACATAAGCCTTAACTTCTATTGGACTTCTCACTTCATGGTGTCTCAAAGGATTATTTAGAACCATGTGACTACTTTCTCTGGTTCTGGCCATGGATCACTAACAAAACTAGAAACAAAAATGGAAAATACGATGGGAATTTTAGGGAGATTACCTCTAAAATTACTTTTATTGACAATGgttttttttcttcaaagtatCATATTCGAATAATGAGATTTTCTAGGGCTCCGGTAACCTCCTTTTAAAAGGGGTTTTTCACAATTTAATGATTCATATAACCAAGAATGAGGACACAATCTGCTACACATAGCTATATTCTTTCTTCACTCGTGGCGAAGTATATGTTGCAAATTAAGAATGTACAACATACTCAACAAGTTTTTCAACaaatttttctttatattattttttgactTATAGAACCAAATTTCAAGAAGAGTCACTTTATAACTCTTCTTGAAACTAGGCGGGGAATAAATTGTTATGATATTTACTATATTGACCCACAACCCAAATGGATCCGGGTCAGACTTTATGCGGTTCACATATCGAGCTTGCGTGATATTGAGTGTTCGCAGGAAGGGCACTTACACCTTCCTGCGAGATCACATGTGAGATTGCACATGGGACTGCATAAACACATGTTAAGTCTAGAGTAAGATCTATGTTGGCATGCATGAAGCCTACCTAGATATCACGTTAATGAACAATAATTATATCTTATAAATACACAGCTTCACCTACCTAAAGGATATATAGAAATAATCAACAAGGTTGAATGGAATTAAAGTAGAAACTATGAAAAGGTACATTAATCCAACCTATGAGAACCTTCAATAtcctaataattaaatataaaagaatagGTTAAAAGGAATGCCAATCTTTGGGtccgtttgattgccagtaaaatgttttccgtaaaataatttctggaaaatgttttacttttctgtaaaatgatttactagaaaatattttctggtgtttgattgaatctgtgtaaaatattttctactgtttgacagatttcttaaaaatatttttcggaaaagttgtttttacatatattaatatatattaataattttttacattttaaattgtttttacatatattgcaatgatttatttataaataaataaatcaaattaaatatataataatactcaattattaaaatataaaagcattgTAAACTACTTCTGAAATTTACTAATTAGTAGTGAATCAATTGTAGTGATCTCCTGATGAAATTACGCTCAGCATAAAAGCAATTACGAGAAATGAATTCAATGCCAAAGTACAAGATAAATGGAACCAGTCATTACTTGGTATGAGGTTAATGCTTGCAATAGAGGGATCAACACAATCAGTTGATAACTTTAAGAAATTGATTCGAGGTCAATTATTCTTCTGAAtcataaaatgggaaaaagaacaataaaattaatgatactgagacaataaaaattataacagATGATCGTTTATCTTGGTCTTTCAGATGTCGATGTTTGCACTAAAGATGCAGCAACTCTCATTAACAGCCCATTACCGCACAATTATACACAAAAGTACCTGCCCGTGCCTTGACAGCAAGCACATTCCACTCTTGTCCATCCCTGTTTCCCTCATCTGGATTCCAAGAATGCAGAACAATTACTCCATCATCATGCCCTCCATGACCTCCAGCTCCTATTACTAGTAAACTGTTTCTGCATGCTTTAAATGCCAGCCCCCAACCGTAGGAAGAGTCCGCCCTCACAGGTAGTCTCTTCACAACACTCCATGAGTTATTAACCTTATCATATTTCTTAACCTTATCACAACACTTCATTATTTCTGCCCTCCTGGTCCAAGCTTCTAAATCTGGAGGTGTGGCAATGCAGAAACAGAACTTTATAGCTCTTAGTAAAACTGATCAAAACTTCCTGCAATTAGTACCTCAATCCAAATTGATTGCCTAGGCCAGCCGCATTGTGCAGTAAAGAGTTAAGCCATAACAAAGTAAAATTTATAACAAACTTAGTTATCTGATGATACTTAGAGAAAGAGGGATGATGAAATGTTGAACCAAAAACTAAATTAAGCAAATTGAGCTGTTTCAGAATTGAATGATGCGCATTTTGGTTCTGAAGCAATATACAGTATGTAACAtcatcaaaaagaaaataaaagaatgagacTAGGAATCTTTAAGTTCCAGACAAATGGAAGAACTGCTATAGAATATACTCTAAGTAAGAGAGGAATATGCCAAATGTTGGGAACATAATGAATATTTAAGATGTTCGCAACCTGTGAAGAACCAGAAGGATAAACACAATCCTTAGTAAAGATGACCAAACTAACTCAAAAGAATACAAACCAAATTTTGCAATCAAATTTACCTCAACGTGACAAAATTGTGAAAGTTTCATCTTTGTATTATCCAATAATGGCTGTAAGTCACCAACCAAAAGGGTGTATTTACCATCAATTTAGGACAAAGCTCAGatcaagaaaacaaagaaatcaaaaggataTCCAGTAAGATAAGAGAAAACACAAGCAAACCCAAGGGCTAAAGCTGAGAAAATGCAATTGTTCACAAAATATTTCTATGATATGAATGCTACAGATACAATGCCAAGTTTTATACGACAAATTCAACAGCAGTTTGCAGCAAAACTTATGCAAGTAAAGCGCCAACATAATGCCGCACCCCACAAATATGATAATGATTACATAGGTTCATGCCAACAcatttaaaaactaataaaaatgccTAAAAGTGCTACAATGAGCCAACACAATAGTACTCCAGAAAGATAAAATGCAATGATGCAATTCCCCAAACGATTCTAATGAAAAATCACCTACCACAAGAAGTACATAGGAGGCAGTGTACCTGAGCTAAGCAAAATGTAAGCAGATCAGGAATTAGAATGACATGAATGAGGCAGAAGTTATCTTTCCCtgaggaagaaaatgaaaattattatgaCACATGAGGATTAATAtccaaatataccaaataaattGATATAGTCTCTTTGAATACTCCATAGATGAAGAATCAAATGTTCTAGATTGAGGTTTAACAAAATAGGAACGGCTACAAGACATTCCCACTAATCCCATTTGAACAAATAATGTGTGAACTTAAAGACTTTGAATTTTTGCTCATTAGTTGTGTCTTGGCCACCACCACCATTACCATATCTGAATTATTTCATTACCACCAACAAAAATCCAACTTGCACAGTTCAAGGAAGATGAAacggtaaataaaaaaaacataaaaattaaaagagggATTAACCAGCAACCAATTGGGCCAAAACAACATGTTGCTTCTAAAAAACAACCACATATTTCTTCCTTTTCATTCATACCTTCGAGAGAGGAAGATGAACGCCATCGTCGATTGGTGCAGTGTAGATTTCGACAACGAAAGGCGGAAAGGaggaaaatcaaagatgaatgccgGCGGTTGGTGTTGGGAACCATTGCTGGCTGGCGGCAAGCACTAAATCAGGGTGGGAAGAAAGGGGGAAGGGGAAGAGGCTTTGGGTTACATTTACTGCTGAAGAGAAAAactttggaaaatgtcttaccaaatGATaaacggtaagacattttcctaaaATGAAGAGTTCTTTTCTCGTGTTTTGGAAAAGCTTTTACAATGGGAGTTTATTTTCCACCAAACAAACAGTAGAAAAGgaggaaaatattttccgtaaaatgttTTACAGGTAAACAAACACAGCCTTAGAGGTAACCCTTTGAGTTTCAaggttaaattgtaagaattgaaatatcttttaaatacaattttaattttgaatttcatgaaAAGAGAATATAGTATTAGAAAATGTTTATCTCTTAGATCCAATTTaacatcaaatttaattaaaatctaatataattaaTAAGCACCTTACAATCtcttaaaaagaataaaaacacCTTTATGTACCCACAAACTCTTAACAGataattatatttgttttatagTTAGCCACTTGCATTGAGAAAAAAATTGCCCCAAACCCACACTTGAGTTTGGTCCCTCTAATACTTTATTTACTAATATATGGTTGGAGTTAGATAAGATCATGCAATCTCCTAAACCATTATATTCttgcattaataaaatattaatttacccCAAAAAAAAGCACTTAAATTCctatgttttgtaaaattgttcATATACTGTAAACGACAAATcccaaaaagtaaaaaataaatgcaTTTAGGAAAAAGCTTTTATCTCACTTTTTTACCTACTAAAGTACAATCCACTTAGTTTCTTTAATCATATTTGGTCTGTTATTTATTTTCAGTTAATCCCAGTTTTTTTCAATGTATGTGAAAACAAACACTCTGATTCTCTGTCAATTTTTCAgacatctttatttttttattattttctttttctggcAGATGATTCCCAGACTATGATTTCAACTAACAAAGATCCCTATTCCCTTGCCCTCTGATTCTCGGTTGAATTTTAACAGATTCCACTTTCCACTCAAATTATTTCACActgctttattttttaaattatcataaAAATGTTTCAATAATAGAAAAAACTGAAAAATTAACCTAGTTATTGACGAATAGGTGAAACTAATTTGTTACAAGTAAATTGCtgatatttttctaattcaagTCAGTGGTTTAACAAAGAGGTTGAATATTAGAGCAACTAAATGGattaaattcttataaattaatattgatggacaaatttgtaatttttacaaagtaaaaggaTGGAATTCAATATTAAACCAGAAGTTTAAATTCTTTTGAGGCTAAACTAAAGACTTAAAGTTCAACGTCTAGATAATCAAATTAAATTCGAATTTACGGCGGTGGTTAGCGTTACTGTTTTCTCCATTAACGCAAAAGCTTTCAAGTAACTTTAACACTATTCCGTAACTTGGTGGGTTGGTGATAGAAAAGTTTGGCTTTGGCCAATGACGGCTGTGATGACAGACAGTGGCAAAAATCAGGAAGTGTGTCGTCAACGCAAGTTCGTAAAATGGAAATGGCCGAGTGTTTGGCATTATCTACTAGATATACGCTACATTTTTTTTTCCCAATAACCAAACagaaaattacaaatattaaaaaaaaaagaaaacagccTTACCGCTTGAGGGTTTGCGGCAAATGGGATTGAGCTGAGGTCATTTCCGTGAcctgcaaaagaaaggaaaggatATTTAAAAATCGATGTAAACTAAATAATTAGTATTAAAAATCGTCACATCTCAAGGAAAGCaaccacaaaaatgaaatataaaaaaattcggAAATTTTGAAAAAGCAGGGGAATTGAAATCTCTTTGGGAAAATAAAAGTAGGAAGGAGGAAGTTTTCAAAAGCAAAATGGAGCCCACGCTTTAAGGTGCTTTAGGGGATTTCAAATTTCAGGGTTAATCATAATTACGAAATAAAGAAAGagaattttgaaaactaaaaatcaaTGTGACCGTTTGATGGGGGAAAGGGTGGCGGGTGGTCCACCTCTTCCTTACCGTTCGTTCAACGGCTTGCTGTAGAAAAATCTGGAAACATCTAGCCATTTTCATGACAAAGCTATCTTATTGAATGTTCTGGATTTTTATTTCATTcctatttaaattgaattaatttacttGAGCAATTGGTACCATCTGAGGCAAATATTGACATGTTTTTTTAGAGGGAGAAATAAGCTGGATGAGAGAAATTTcgagaataaaacatgaaaatacaTTATATTAACATCAtcctaaaaaatataatttttaagtatcaataaaataataatacgtcattaaattttaaaaataataaaatattattatacatttatcCATATCTTATATATtctctaacttaatttaatttttaaaattataaacaaatatcttttcttcttttacaaattttaatcattttgttttttctccctaagttaatttttttattgttgtgcaactaattttttaaaaaaaagtaatttttgtgtacattttttcatgtcattgactcataattttgatagttttttttaCCTTGAACCTTAAACCTCAATGTTCATGGTTTGAGTTTGAGATTAAGGTTTAGTGTTCGGGTTTGGGTTTTGTATTCGATGTTACAAATATGGGGCTCGAGTTTAAGGTTTGGAATTCTAGGTTTTAGGTTTAAAGTTTAAGATTCTAGATTCAGGACTCAAGGTTTTGGGCTTGGggtttaagataaaaaaattatcaaaattctgTGTCAATGATATAGAAAAATTATTAGAAtgttatgaaataattataaaaggactatgaataataTGGTgagaaaaattcataaaataattttgttatagataagtatataataattatttaatgtaTGTTATTCCTATAAAACAAACCATAAATATTCTAAGTTCATTATTAAATTTATGGAGGAATTTATCAATCTTTAAAGGATAATATTTCGCAATTTCTTTCTAAACGATCAAAATTCCACTCCTCAACAATTTTTTaagtgtatttatttttaaaatatttttatatattatttttgaagagaaaaaactgacatgtaaataatacatgttagaaatcataaaaatacatgttaaaatcatgtttttttgtactttttaatctATATTAGTCGcttattttgaatttcttttataatatttagTACGTTGATAGTAATAATACAAAATggagattttatttaaaaaaaacgttttttttagtttttttaacaaataaatagttgattaaataatttCACATAGTggttttttaaatatgaaaaataggtaaattgtttagaaaactaaattaatatattattttatttattttttaattgaattgatatttaattaattaagattgCTACTTATCTATTAGAACATTAAACTTTCATGGATTATTTGTTGTATATGCGAAagataaatataacatttttttggcaaaaaaagggagagaaataggtggaaaatgaaaaaaagagagaaagggaaGGGAAACATGGAATTCTAGTGGGTGGGGCCCGTGACGTGGATAGGtttgagattaaaaaaaaagaaaagaaaatgaaagataagCTTGGTGGTGGTGGGACGTTGCCGAATGTGCCGCAGAATCATCCGTGATACTGTTAGCCAGCTGTTACCACGTGATGCTTGATTAATCCCCTATTAGTAGCATTACTCAACCAAAATACTGGAATCATTGAGAATTCATTACGTTGTTTTTGGGAAGGAATTAACATTTCATCCATTTTATAAAAAtggatttttattattaaaatattttatttataactaTCGGAGTTTAAAATGTTCCTAATCTGTATTTCTATTGTAGCCCAAAAGTTACGGCGAGGGGAAATGGTTtacatgtaaaaataataatgtcaAGAGGCCTTATAATATACGATATCGAAGATGCTTATGGAATTTTGTAACAAATAAATGCTGCTGCTGCGAGTTGGTATGAATCCAAAATATTATCAAACTAATTATTTGTGGAAACAGAAaggtttcttttcattttctttttctgcaTTCGAcaatatcttttttctttttccaaaagaaaagttgTTTTTGGGTGAAACATCATCGCAAGACTTCACGAAGCGATTTTAAGCCATAATCTCAAGCAATAACAAGTATTAAATACCATTACGATTTCAAACATCTAAcatcttttaataatattaatccGACCCCTTTTGCTTCAATGATTATAGCTTGCTGCTTAACAACTCGCTTACTATACTATAGACTTCGTTAACATGTGTGGCGAGCTCATGTCAAGAGAATACATGTTGGTCTTAAGAGAGGGCACGTATTAACATGCATGTGATCTATTTAAATTTAGTACGTcacatcaaatcatgaaaaaTAAGGGAAGGATGTAATTTTTTTGAGATTAAATGAGAAGGGCGTAGGTAATAAagtagaaaggaaaaagaaatcaaGAAAGGTGTAGTTATAgtttattactttatttatatGATTAGTAAATGCTATTGTTTaataattaagaaaagaaaaactagaaatagtggttttgtgtaATTTTGAGGTTGCTTTAAGTAACGTCTTTGATTTTCTATGTAACACTCAATTTCTCTATTccaaagaaaggaagaaaaagggCTAAAATGGAAGCTAGTTAAAGTTTTATAGTGTTTTATTTTCTTCACACACctttaacaattaattataatatttacaaTGGTagtaatattttatcaaattattgattttatatacaaatattttaaagtgataaaaatatattgtattattattacaaaaataataaaattttaattattttcaattaaattaatgtATGATTGATTCTTTATATTAATTCAATCAACAGttcgaataataataaaaataaggctTATACCTTTTCAGTTTAGCCTTTAAATTATACTCATTTTCTCAATATGGTATCTAAATATTTTGTAGCCTCATTCTGGTATCTAAGCTGTCATTCcattataatttttagtaaaaacaaTTAGTAgtgttaaaaaaaatgttataccCAATAAATGAGAACACATCACTTTCTTTTAAGCATGACAAAAATGttcgaaattaaaatatatagtttGTGGATCAAATCGTGATATAAGCCTAAAATAGTATACTGGACTAAATATAAATActttatttttgggttaattATACCTAAATTTCGTAAATTATGACTTAGattctaaattgatttttaaaccCGAAACATTAGTATCACTTCAATCAGATCATTTAGTTAGTTTCGACATTAAATGCTACCTTAAATTTAATGTGAAGTATacttaaaataaatgaattatgggCAATATATCATGGTGTACAAGTAGCTTGACATAGATGTTATTCTAAAGTTATTCTGGAGAGTGATAGCAAGGTAGCGGTTGATATGCTAAACGCAGATTCTGAGGATGTTATGATGGCTTCACTCATCCAAGGTATTAAAGTAGAAAGCTGATTGTATAGCAAAAACATGCCTTGAGAACCCTTTAGAGTTAGTCATTTTTTAGTTACTTTTGATTAATGTTAGGAAGATGTTATTAGATGATAAAGCTAGAAATCTTATGTAAGGACTAATAGGTCCtaagtagaggtgctcatgggccgggcagCCCAGctcggcccgacggcccgcccgaaatatggaagggtttgggtaaaaatatagacccGAAATATggacttgggcaaaaaaacgaggcccgattaaaaaacgggccgagcctcgggcaccacttttttggcccgagcccgacccggcccaaatataataaatatttttatttttaaatttttttaatttttaaaataaatttttggtatttatttaaaaaacgggccgggccgagCCAGGCCTGGGCTTATgaatttttcccgggccgggcatGGGTAAAATTCTAGgctcatatttcgggccgggcctgaGCCTAAGACtcgggccaaaattttttctgAGCCCGgtccgaacccggcccggcccatgagcacctctagtccTAAGGTCACTAATGCTCTTCTTCTTCTATAAaagaaaataagtgaattaaatTGTGAACACGAGTGTACCTACTAAATGAACAAACTAGATCATTCGTGCTAAAAAAATTATCACCCTAAATTTATTCacattatatttttagaatatcatatttaaattgtTTAAGCGGTAAGTACACGTATATTAGCTCtagattaaaataattaaaagaaataaatgaatattttacAAATTCATTTGGGGAGTTaaccatttaaaaatatttgaaaaattggaAATAGTTTGATATAAATAACTGGAGAGAAAGGAAATGGTATGAGATGATGTGGCAACACAAAGGGAAGGGGATATGAAAGGGATATTGTAGGAAATTCAAGTAAAATTATggagaaataaaaaaagagagaaaaaaagacaAGATATAACCGTGGCTTAGGTTGGATGCCAGGCTGACCCCTTTGAAACCCTACTTTTGAGATGATGATTACTTTTAGCCCTCACAGTCACATGGTCTCGCTGTACACCCTTTGGTCCCACCCTGACTGTCCCCTACCCCTTCTCAAACCcaccaaataatatattattatttaaggaaAATGATTTCCCATAACCCAAATTATATTCCAACACTACCCTTGGCTTATCCGTAAATGCACCATTTGTGTTTCCCCTTGACACCAGTTTAAAAGGGAGTGATTTGAAGCTGCATTTAGTTGCACAAAGAAACAACATAGATATAATAAGCACCTCCCCGTAAGCAAACCACAAAGGAAAGCTTGGAGAGAGA contains:
- the LOC107922473 gene encoding F-box/kelch-repeat protein At5g60570 isoform X1; translation: MVPNTNRRHSSLIFLLSAFRCRNLHCTNRRWRSSSSLEDLEAWTRRAEIMKCCDKVKKYDKVNNSWSVVKRLPVRADSSYGWGLAFKACRNSLLVIGAGGHGGHDDGVIVLHSWNPDEGNRDGQEWNVLAVKARAGTFVYNCAVMGC
- the LOC107922473 gene encoding uncharacterized protein isoform X3, whose product is MVPNTNRRHSSLIFLLSAFRCRNLHCTNRRWRSSSSLEGKDNFCLIHVILIPDLLTFCLAQPLLDNTKMKLSQFCHVEFY
- the LOC107922473 gene encoding CTP synthase 1 isoform X2, with the translated sequence MVPNTNRRHSSLIFLLSAFRCRNLHCTNRRWRSSSSLEGKDNFCLIHVILIPDLLTFCLAQPLLDNTKMKLSQFCHVEVANILNIHYVPNIWHIPLLLRVYSIAVLPFVWNLKIPSLILLFSF
- the LOC107922473 gene encoding uncharacterized protein isoform X4, whose amino-acid sequence is MVPNTNRRHSSLIFLLSAFRCRNLHCTNRRWRSSSSLEGKDNFCLIHVILIPDLLTFCLAQPLLDNTKMKLSQFCHVEI